In Silene latifolia isolate original U9 population chromosome X, ASM4854445v1, whole genome shotgun sequence, the following proteins share a genomic window:
- the LOC141617136 gene encoding beta-glucuronosyltransferase GlcAT14B-like yields MKGFETTLPLNMEKKWTFPLVISLVIGVFLLVTCFNMGLLSSLHTINALLSHYSTSSNQTNSIFVENAIPRTSSPPTPPPPPPLPRFAYLISGSKGDAKKLWRTLRALYHPRNQYIVHLDLEASPQERLELASWIDQEPLFVSVENVHMITKANIVTYRGPTMVSTTLHACAIFLKKYKNWDWFINLSASDYPLVTQDDLIHTFSKLDRKLNFIEHTGKLGWKEGGRALPLMIDPGLYSSKKSDIFWVQPKRTMPTSFKLFTGSAWMVLSHEFVEYLIWGWDNLPRTLLMYYTNFVSSPEGYFHTVICNAPEFAKTVVNHDLHYIAWDVPPRQHPHTLTMNDSEKMINSNAAFGRKFRQDDPILDKIDLELLDRKNGSFTPGRWCVGKPRCARVGNPDKVKQGGPGAKRLQQLISSIVSSEAFQANQCK; encoded by the exons ATGAAAGGGTTTGAAACAACATTGCCTTTGAATATGGAGAAGAAATGGACATTTCCTCTTGTGATTAGCTTAGTTATAGGTGTATTTCTTCTAGTAACATGTTTCAACATGGGGTTACTTTCTTCATTGCACACTATCAATGCCCTTCTATCTCATTATTCTACGTCGTCGAATCAAACAAATTCGATCTTTGTCGAAAATGCGATCCCTAGAACTTCATCTCCCCCCACACCTCCGCCACCTCCTCCGCTCCCTCGATTTGCGTATTTGATTTCCGGGTCTAAGGGTGATGCCAAGAAGCTATGGAGAACTCTTCGTGCGTTGTACCACCCGAGGAATCAGTACATTGTGCACTTGGATTTAGAGGCTTCGCCGCAGGAAAGACTTGAGCTTGCTTCTTGGATTGACCAGGAACCCCTTTTTGTCAGTGTTGAGAATGTGCATATGATCACTAAAGCAAACATTGTGACTTATAGAGGGCCAACTATGGTTTCGACTACACTACATGCTTGTGCCATTTTCTTGAAGAAATATAAGAATTGGGATTGGTTTATCAATCTCAGTGCTTCTGATTATCCTTTAGTGACCCAAGATG ATCTTatacacacattttcaaaattggaTCGGAAGCTAAACTTTATTGAGCACACCGGCAAGTTAGGTTGGAAAGA GGGTGGAAGAGCTTTGCCTTTGATGATAGATCCCGGGCTTTACTCTTCTAAAAAATCAGATATCTTTTGGGTTCAACCTAAAAGAACTATGCCTACATCATTTAAGCTGTTTACTG GTTCGGCCTGGATGGTTCTTTCTCATGAATTTGTAGAGTATCTCATTTGGGGATGGGACAACCTACCTAGAACCTTACTCATGTACTACACAAACTTTGTCTCTTCCCCGGAAGGCTACTTTCATACTGTCATTTGCAATGCACCCGAGTTTGCAAAAACTGTTGTCAATCACGATCTTCATTACATTGCTTGGGATGTTCCTCCCAGGCAACATCCACATACTCTCACCATGAATGACTCCGAAAAAATGATAAACAGCAATGCTGCATTCGGTCGAAAGTTCAGGCAAGATGATCCCATATTGGATAAAATTGATCTAGAATTACTAGACCGTAAAAATGGAAGTTTTACTCCTGGTCGTTGGTGTGTTGGTAAGCCACGTTGTGCTAGAGTCGGGAATCCCGACAAGGTTAAGCAAGGAGGCCCCGGAGCTAAAAGACTCCAACAGCTTATATCTTCAATAGTTTCTTCGGAAGCATTTCAAGCAAATCAATGTAAATAG